A genomic window from Arthrobacter sp. FW305-BF8 includes:
- a CDS encoding bifunctional methylenetetrahydrofolate dehydrogenase/methenyltetrahydrofolate cyclohydrolase, with amino-acid sequence MTETAKTAQILDGKATAAAIKAELTERVAALKAKGVTPGLGTILVGSDPGSTWYVGGKHKDCAEVGINSIRRDLPEETTQDELLAVVRELNDNPECTGYIVQLPLPKHIDQDVILEAMDPDKDADGLHPMNLGRLVANISGPMKSPLPCTPKGCVELLTRHGIDLKGKRVLVVGRGVTIGRPVGLLLTRKDVNATVVLAHTGTTDLAAELRQADVVIAAAGVPHLVRAEDLKPGAIVLDVGVSRVDDGTGKAVVTGDVHPDAADVAAWLSPNPGGVGPMTRAMLLANVVETAERQAGIA; translated from the coding sequence GTGACTGAAACCGCAAAAACCGCGCAGATCCTTGACGGCAAGGCTACCGCCGCCGCCATCAAGGCAGAGCTGACCGAACGCGTGGCCGCACTCAAGGCCAAGGGCGTCACTCCGGGACTGGGCACCATCCTGGTGGGGTCCGACCCCGGCAGCACCTGGTACGTGGGCGGCAAGCACAAGGACTGCGCCGAGGTGGGAATCAACTCCATCCGCCGTGACCTGCCCGAGGAAACCACCCAGGACGAGCTCCTGGCCGTGGTCCGCGAGCTGAACGATAACCCGGAGTGCACGGGCTACATCGTCCAGCTGCCGCTGCCCAAGCACATCGACCAGGACGTCATCCTGGAGGCCATGGATCCGGACAAGGACGCCGACGGCCTGCACCCGATGAACCTGGGCCGGCTCGTGGCCAACATCAGCGGCCCCATGAAGTCCCCGCTGCCCTGCACCCCCAAGGGCTGCGTGGAACTGCTCACCCGGCACGGTATTGACCTGAAGGGCAAGCGGGTCCTCGTGGTGGGGCGCGGTGTGACCATCGGCCGCCCGGTGGGCCTGCTGCTGACCCGCAAGGACGTCAACGCCACTGTGGTGCTGGCACACACCGGCACCACCGACCTGGCCGCCGAACTCCGGCAGGCCGATGTCGTGATCGCCGCGGCCGGCGTGCCGCACCTGGTCAGGGCGGAGGACCTGAAGCCGGGTGCCATCGTGCTCGACGTCGGCGTGAGCCGCGTGGACGACGGCACCGGCAAGGCGGTGGTCACCGGAGACGTGCACCCCGACGCTGCCGACGTCGCCGCCTGGCTGTCCCCGAACCCGGGCGGCGTGGGTCCGATGACCCGCGCCATGCTCCTGGCAAACGTGGTGGAAACCGCGGAACGCCAGGCGGGCATCGCTTAG
- a CDS encoding sensor histidine kinase → MQHRFRGPPTAAIVVAVAVFEVVGTVFASARQPDHRPLDALAFVLLLAGPASLSLRRRAPLVMLPAAAASVAAYLARGYAWGPVFLSLALAIVLSAAAGKRWQTWTVAGACAAVLVAGAAAGGDEFGLVRAFAATSWLAILVLMGEGIRLRTERVAERRRQREAREQAARDEYRLTLARDIHDVVAHSLSLINVRASVALHLGEKDPAQFRPALEAIKAASKDSLAEVRQLLGVLREDAPLSPAPPPRLDRLPALAEDARRAGLDVSLTQPEAAAARQLPDAVQEAAYRIVQEALTNVVRHSGARKAAVVLALEGPTSAGSPGTQLTVTVDDDGAGAVGVPEGNGVTGMRERAAAAGGSLQVAPLNLAPLHPGWRVRAVIPVAGPLAGPLRGPGQEAR, encoded by the coding sequence ATGCAGCACCGTTTCCGGGGACCGCCCACAGCAGCCATCGTGGTGGCCGTGGCCGTCTTCGAGGTGGTGGGCACTGTCTTCGCCTCCGCCCGGCAACCGGACCACCGGCCGCTGGATGCCCTCGCGTTCGTCCTGCTGCTCGCGGGGCCGGCCTCACTGTCGCTCCGGCGCCGCGCTCCGTTGGTCATGCTTCCTGCCGCGGCGGCTTCCGTCGCCGCGTACCTGGCGCGCGGCTACGCGTGGGGTCCGGTGTTCCTGTCGCTGGCGCTGGCGATCGTGCTTTCCGCGGCGGCCGGGAAGCGCTGGCAGACCTGGACCGTGGCCGGGGCCTGCGCAGCGGTGCTGGTGGCCGGCGCGGCAGCCGGTGGTGACGAGTTCGGACTGGTCCGGGCCTTCGCCGCCACGTCATGGCTGGCCATTCTGGTGCTGATGGGGGAGGGCATCAGGCTCCGCACGGAACGGGTGGCGGAACGCCGCCGCCAGCGCGAGGCGCGCGAGCAGGCTGCCCGCGACGAGTACCGGCTGACGCTCGCCCGGGACATCCACGACGTCGTTGCCCATTCCCTGTCGCTGATCAACGTCCGTGCCTCGGTGGCGCTGCACCTGGGGGAGAAGGACCCCGCCCAGTTCCGCCCCGCGCTGGAAGCCATCAAAGCCGCGAGCAAGGATTCGCTCGCCGAGGTGCGCCAGCTCCTGGGCGTGCTCCGCGAGGACGCCCCGCTGAGTCCCGCGCCGCCGCCCCGGCTGGACCGACTTCCCGCGCTTGCCGAGGACGCCCGCCGTGCCGGGCTGGACGTCAGCCTGACCCAGCCGGAGGCCGCCGCTGCGCGGCAGCTCCCTGACGCGGTCCAGGAGGCCGCGTACCGGATCGTCCAGGAGGCGTTGACCAACGTGGTGCGGCATTCCGGCGCCCGGAAGGCCGCCGTCGTCCTTGCCCTGGAGGGCCCGACGTCGGCAGGTAGCCCAGGCACGCAGCTCACCGTGACCGTTGACGACGACGGCGCGGGGGCCGTCGGTGTGCCGGAAGGCAACGGGGTGACGGGGATGCGGGAGAGGGCGGCCGCAGCCGGAGGTTCGCTGCAGGTGGCGCCGCTAAACCTTGCGCCGCTGCATCCGGGCTGGCGGGTCCGCGCGGTGATCCCGGTCGCCGGGCCGCTGGCCGGCCCCTTGCGGGGACCCGGACAGGAGGCGCGGTGA
- a CDS encoding response regulator, with protein sequence MIRILLADDQTLIRAGFRALLNAEPDMEVVAECGTGGDAVRLAARERPDVVLMDIRMPEMDGLEATRKIMADQGLAGTRIIILTTFELDEYIAEAVRAGAAGFLVKDTEPEELLRAVRVVHDGDALLSPSVTRRIMAQLALQSRATAAPAQLANITEREREVLRLVGEGLNNAEIAERLVITPLTAKTHVSRIMTKLLVRDRAQLVVLAYESGLVRPGWAG encoded by the coding sequence GTGATCCGCATCCTGCTGGCCGATGACCAGACCCTCATCCGCGCCGGTTTCCGCGCCCTCCTGAACGCCGAACCGGACATGGAGGTGGTGGCCGAGTGCGGCACCGGCGGCGACGCAGTCCGCCTGGCCGCCCGGGAGCGCCCCGACGTGGTGCTCATGGACATCCGCATGCCCGAGATGGACGGACTGGAGGCCACCCGGAAGATCATGGCGGACCAGGGCCTCGCCGGCACGCGCATCATCATCCTCACCACCTTCGAACTGGACGAATACATTGCCGAGGCGGTGCGGGCCGGGGCGGCAGGGTTCCTGGTGAAGGACACCGAACCCGAGGAGCTGCTCCGGGCCGTCCGTGTGGTCCATGACGGAGACGCCCTGCTCTCGCCGTCGGTGACCCGGCGCATCATGGCCCAGCTGGCGCTGCAGTCCCGGGCGACGGCGGCCCCGGCTCAGCTGGCGAACATCACCGAGCGTGAGCGCGAAGTCCTGCGGCTCGTGGGCGAGGGCCTGAACAACGCCGAGATCGCGGAGCGGCTGGTGATCACGCCGCTTACGGCCAAAACGCACGTCTCACGCATCATGACCAAGCTGCTGGTCCGCGACCGGGCGCAGCTGGTGGTGCTGGCCTACGAATCGGGGCTCGTCCGGCCCGGCTGGGCCGGCTGA
- a CDS encoding SHOCT domain-containing protein: MTSSLATTMAVQSAQLLADPVAHGPWGTGFSPWFLLFPLFWILVIGLLIFFARRTWRRNHEWATARGGESVLRERYARGEIDETEYRQRLEVLRGDSRGNRR; the protein is encoded by the coding sequence ATGACTTCATCCCTAGCCACCACTATGGCGGTCCAGTCCGCGCAACTGCTGGCCGATCCCGTCGCCCACGGCCCGTGGGGCACAGGATTCTCGCCATGGTTCCTGCTGTTCCCGCTGTTCTGGATTTTGGTGATCGGCCTGTTGATCTTCTTCGCCCGGCGCACCTGGCGCAGGAACCACGAGTGGGCCACCGCCCGCGGCGGCGAAAGCGTCCTGCGTGAGCGCTACGCACGCGGCGAAATTGATGAGACCGAATACCGCCAGCGGCTGGAGGTTCTGCGGGGGGATTCACGGGGGAACCGCAGGTAG
- a CDS encoding ABC transporter ATP-binding protein produces MPAHETRPENHKEPAAPQYVITAENLTKTYGDVIAVDGISFSVPAGESFGLLGPNGAGKSTTMKMIGGVSQRTSGNLTIMGLDPEQNGPEVRAHLGVVPQQDNLDEELKVRDNLLVYGRYFGLPMSYLKPKADELLQFAQLTDKAKSKVDALSGGMKRRLTIARSLINEPRILLLDEPTTGLDPQARHILWDRLFRLKEQGVTLILTTHYMDEAEQLCDRLIVVDKGRIMAEGSPAALIRDYSTREVLELRFGSERNASIGAELEGIGERLETLPDRVLIYTHDGEAALEEVSGRGLRPLTSLVRRSSLEDVFLRLTGRSLVD; encoded by the coding sequence GTGCCCGCTCACGAGACACGGCCCGAGAACCACAAAGAGCCCGCCGCGCCGCAGTATGTCATTACCGCAGAGAACCTGACCAAGACCTACGGCGACGTCATCGCCGTCGACGGCATTTCCTTCAGCGTTCCCGCGGGGGAGTCCTTCGGGCTGCTCGGGCCGAACGGCGCGGGCAAGTCCACCACCATGAAAATGATCGGCGGAGTGTCCCAGCGGACGTCCGGGAACCTGACCATCATGGGGCTGGATCCCGAGCAGAACGGTCCCGAGGTGCGGGCGCACCTGGGCGTGGTACCGCAGCAGGACAACCTGGACGAGGAACTCAAAGTCAGGGACAACCTGCTCGTCTACGGCCGCTACTTCGGCCTGCCCATGAGCTACCTCAAACCCAAGGCCGACGAGCTCCTCCAGTTCGCGCAGCTGACGGACAAGGCCAAGTCCAAGGTGGACGCCCTGTCCGGCGGCATGAAACGCCGCCTCACCATCGCGCGCTCGCTCATCAACGAACCCCGCATCCTGCTGCTCGACGAGCCCACCACCGGACTGGATCCGCAGGCGCGGCACATCCTGTGGGACCGGCTGTTCCGCCTGAAGGAGCAGGGCGTCACGCTGATCCTCACCACGCACTACATGGACGAGGCGGAGCAGCTTTGCGACCGGCTGATCGTGGTGGACAAGGGACGGATCATGGCGGAGGGATCGCCGGCCGCCCTCATTCGCGACTACTCCACCCGCGAGGTCCTGGAGCTGAGGTTCGGGTCGGAACGCAACGCCAGCATCGGGGCCGAGCTCGAGGGCATCGGCGAACGCCTGGAAACGCTCCCGGACCGGGTGCTCATCTACACGCACGACGGCGAGGCCGCGCTGGAGGAAGTTTCCGGCCGCGGGCTGCGGCCGCTGACGTCGCTGGTGCGCAGGTCCTCGCTGGAGGACGTGTTCCTCCGGCTAACCGGCAGGAGCCTCGTTGACTGA
- a CDS encoding ABC transporter permease encodes MTEPLAAADSTTAGRALRAHAPEVAAARARRWGAFYYAEQVLRVMKGYGWSIFLYSVGQPAAYLFAMGVGLATLVDTNAVSAFGGVSYIAFIAPALLVSAAVMTAATEFTFPVMDGFKWRRVYYGPHASPLTPEQIAAGQIIAVTLRFLLQSVIYFVIVALFGASPSGWGWGSVLVATLAGLSFGLPLMAYAASIKEDKGQFAMVMRFIVMPLFLFSGTFFPLDTLPVLVRWIGWISPIWHGTELGRVMTFGYEESPVLTIIHVVFLLALAWFGWVLTKRQFVRRMGQ; translated from the coding sequence TTGACTGAGCCGCTGGCTGCTGCGGATAGCACGACGGCGGGACGCGCCCTGCGCGCGCATGCTCCCGAGGTGGCGGCCGCCAGGGCGCGGCGCTGGGGTGCCTTCTACTACGCCGAGCAGGTCCTGCGCGTCATGAAGGGGTACGGCTGGTCCATCTTCCTGTACAGCGTGGGCCAGCCCGCCGCGTACCTGTTCGCGATGGGCGTCGGCCTGGCCACGCTGGTGGACACCAACGCCGTCTCCGCGTTCGGCGGGGTCAGCTACATCGCCTTCATCGCGCCGGCACTGCTCGTCTCTGCCGCGGTCATGACCGCCGCCACCGAATTCACGTTCCCCGTGATGGACGGCTTCAAATGGCGCCGCGTCTACTATGGGCCGCACGCCTCCCCGCTGACACCGGAGCAGATCGCGGCGGGGCAGATCATCGCGGTGACCCTGCGGTTCCTGCTGCAGTCTGTCATCTACTTCGTGATCGTTGCCCTGTTTGGCGCATCACCGAGTGGCTGGGGCTGGGGCTCCGTGCTGGTGGCAACCTTGGCCGGGCTCTCGTTCGGCCTGCCGCTCATGGCGTACGCCGCATCCATCAAGGAGGACAAGGGCCAGTTCGCCATGGTGATGCGGTTCATCGTCATGCCGCTGTTCCTGTTCTCCGGCACGTTCTTCCCGCTGGACACGCTGCCCGTGCTGGTCCGCTGGATCGGCTGGATTTCGCCCATCTGGCACGGCACGGAGCTGGGCCGGGTGATGACCTTCGGCTACGAGGAATCCCCGGTGCTGACCATCATCCACGTCGTGTTCCTGCTGGCCCTGGCCTGGTTCGGCTGGGTGCTCACCAAGCGCCAGTTCGTCAGGAGGATGGGGCAGTGA
- a CDS encoding ABC transporter permease encodes MTVLTQGHAVTDEARNRRFGPLYSRNARAVIGRGLMATKSSNWMVMLSGFFEPVLFLISMGVGMGAVVGSVSGPGGQEISYAAYIAPALLAVSAMNGAVYDSTWNVFFKMNFAKLYQGMLYTSLGPLDVAIGEIILALLRGLLYATGFTAVMGLMGLITTPWALLMIPASVLIAFGFASFGMGITSFMKTFQQMDWVNFIMLPMFLFSATFYPLSVYPEYIQWLIQAMPLWHGVELLRQISAASFTPATAIHVGYYLVMIVLGLMLTTGRLRSLFLK; translated from the coding sequence GTGACAGTCCTGACCCAGGGGCACGCCGTCACAGACGAAGCCCGGAACCGGCGCTTCGGCCCGCTGTACTCGCGCAACGCCCGGGCGGTGATCGGGCGCGGGCTGATGGCCACTAAGAGCAGCAATTGGATGGTCATGCTGTCCGGGTTCTTCGAGCCGGTGCTGTTCCTGATTTCCATGGGCGTCGGGATGGGTGCCGTGGTGGGTTCCGTCTCCGGCCCGGGCGGCCAGGAGATCAGCTACGCGGCGTACATTGCCCCGGCGCTCCTTGCGGTCTCGGCCATGAACGGGGCGGTGTACGACTCCACCTGGAATGTCTTCTTCAAGATGAACTTCGCCAAGCTCTACCAGGGGATGCTGTACACCTCGCTCGGGCCCCTGGACGTGGCCATCGGCGAGATCATCCTGGCCCTGCTGCGCGGCCTGCTGTACGCCACCGGGTTCACGGCGGTCATGGGGCTGATGGGCCTGATCACCACCCCGTGGGCGCTGCTGATGATTCCGGCCTCGGTGCTGATCGCGTTCGGATTCGCCAGCTTCGGCATGGGCATCACGAGCTTCATGAAGACCTTCCAACAGATGGACTGGGTGAACTTCATCATGCTGCCGATGTTCCTGTTCAGCGCCACCTTCTATCCGCTGAGCGTCTACCCCGAATACATCCAGTGGCTGATCCAGGCCATGCCGCTGTGGCACGGCGTGGAGCTGCTGCGGCAGATCAGCGCGGCCTCCTTCACCCCGGCGACGGCCATCCACGTGGGCTACTACCTGGTGATGATCGTGCTGGGCCTGATGCTCACCACCGGCAGGCTGCGGAGCCTGTTCCTGAAGTAG
- a CDS encoding exodeoxyribonuclease III, with protein MSSALKKDHLRIATVNVNGLRAAYKKGMSEWLATREVDILTLQEVRAPDAIVRQLIGEGWHILHAEAEAKGRAGVAIASREEPLVTRDHIGDDYFATAGRWVEADFRVRDAEGNASQLTVVSAYVHSGEAGTPKQEDKYRFLDLMSTRLPELTKHSDHALVTGDLNVGHTELDIKNWKGNVKRAGFLPEERAYFDRFFGEEIGWKDVHRGLAGNVNGPYTWWSQRGQAFDNDTGWRIDYHLATPALAAAAVSATVDRAPSWDTRFSDHAPLVVDYRL; from the coding sequence GTGAGCTCGGCATTGAAGAAGGACCACCTTCGCATCGCAACAGTCAACGTCAACGGACTCCGTGCTGCCTACAAAAAGGGCATGTCGGAATGGCTCGCGACCCGCGAAGTGGACATTCTGACGCTGCAGGAAGTCCGGGCCCCTGACGCCATCGTTCGCCAGCTCATCGGCGAAGGGTGGCACATCCTGCACGCCGAAGCCGAGGCCAAGGGCCGCGCCGGCGTCGCCATCGCCTCCCGCGAAGAGCCCCTCGTCACCCGCGACCACATCGGCGACGACTACTTCGCCACGGCCGGCCGCTGGGTGGAGGCGGACTTCCGCGTCCGCGACGCCGAGGGCAACGCCTCCCAGCTGACCGTTGTGAGCGCTTACGTGCACTCCGGCGAGGCCGGCACCCCCAAGCAGGAGGACAAATACCGCTTCCTGGATCTCATGAGCACGCGTCTGCCCGAGCTCACCAAGCACAGCGACCACGCTCTGGTGACCGGCGACTTGAACGTCGGCCACACTGAGCTGGACATCAAGAACTGGAAGGGCAACGTCAAGCGTGCCGGCTTCCTGCCCGAGGAGCGTGCCTACTTTGACCGCTTTTTCGGTGAGGAGATCGGCTGGAAGGATGTTCACAGGGGCCTGGCGGGTAACGTCAACGGCCCCTACACCTGGTGGTCGCAGCGCGGCCAGGCCTTCGACAACGACACCGGCTGGCGCATCGACTACCACCTGGCCACCCCCGCCCTCGCGGCCGCAGCAGTTTCGGCCACCGTGGACCGGGCACCCTCGTGGGACACCCGCTTCTCTGACCATGCCCCGCTGGTAGTGGACTACCGGCTCTAG
- the trpS gene encoding tryptophan--tRNA ligase, with the protein MTSTSTVTDAAAAQPEAANGTQPATGIRHRILSGMQPSADSLHLGNYLGALVNWVRMQDEYDAVFFIPDLHAITVPQDPAELARRTRVTAAQYIAGGVDVDKCTLFVQSQVPEHAQLAWVLNCITGFGEASRMTQFKDKAHKQGSEHASVGLFTYPILQAADILLYQPHGVPVGEDQRQHVELSRDLAARFNTRFGETFTVPKPFIQKESAKIYDLQNPTAKMSKSADSPAGLINLLDEPKVTAKRIKSAVTDTETEIRFDRETKPGVSNLLTIYSAITGKSVDALVGEYQGKMYGHLKVDLAEVVTERLTPIRDRANELLADPAELDRLLAHGADKARTIASATLADVYAKTGFLPYAGAR; encoded by the coding sequence ATGACCTCCACTTCCACCGTGACCGACGCCGCTGCTGCGCAGCCCGAAGCAGCAAACGGAACGCAGCCGGCTACCGGGATCCGGCACCGGATCCTTTCCGGCATGCAGCCCTCCGCCGATTCGCTGCACCTTGGCAACTACCTCGGCGCCCTCGTCAACTGGGTGCGCATGCAGGATGAGTATGACGCCGTCTTCTTCATTCCGGACCTGCACGCGATCACAGTTCCCCAGGATCCCGCCGAACTGGCTCGCCGGACGCGGGTCACGGCGGCGCAGTACATTGCCGGCGGCGTGGACGTGGACAAGTGCACCCTGTTCGTCCAGTCCCAGGTTCCCGAACACGCCCAGCTGGCCTGGGTCCTGAACTGCATCACCGGCTTCGGCGAGGCGTCCCGCATGACGCAGTTCAAGGACAAGGCTCACAAGCAGGGCTCGGAACACGCCAGCGTTGGCCTGTTCACCTACCCCATCCTGCAGGCCGCGGACATCCTGCTCTACCAGCCGCACGGCGTCCCCGTCGGCGAGGACCAGCGCCAGCACGTCGAGCTCAGCCGCGACCTCGCCGCACGCTTCAACACCCGTTTCGGCGAGACCTTCACCGTGCCCAAGCCCTTCATCCAGAAGGAATCGGCGAAGATCTACGACCTGCAGAACCCCACCGCCAAGATGTCCAAGTCCGCGGACTCACCCGCCGGGCTGATCAACCTGCTCGACGAGCCCAAGGTCACGGCCAAGCGGATCAAGTCTGCGGTCACGGACACGGAAACAGAGATCCGCTTCGACCGGGAAACCAAGCCCGGGGTCTCCAACCTGCTGACCATCTACTCGGCCATCACCGGAAAGTCTGTGGACGCCCTCGTCGGCGAATACCAGGGCAAGATGTACGGCCACCTCAAGGTGGACCTTGCCGAGGTGGTGACGGAGCGCCTGACGCCGATCCGCGACCGCGCGAACGAACTGCTCGCGGACCCGGCCGAGCTGGACCGCCTGCTGGCCCACGGTGCCGACAAGGCCCGCACGATCGCCTCCGCCACCCTTGCGGACGTTTATGCCAAGACCGGCTTCCTGCCATATGCCGGAGCCCGCTAG
- a CDS encoding 2'-5' RNA ligase family protein — protein sequence MPANSGVSNGMSLGVILGFPPEIAEELQRWRASFGDPMATVIPAHITLVTTTPTNDWETARDHVRQVARTQAPFMVTICGTGSFRPVSPVVFINVEDGFQECVDLHEKLQTGPLERELPFAYHPHVTIAHDVAPESLDEAETVLKDYRATFPVVSMGLYEHDTNGIWQLREELDFGTEPDDERDALRAPNADGATAPH from the coding sequence ATGCCCGCCAACAGCGGAGTCAGCAACGGAATGAGCCTAGGGGTCATTCTGGGCTTCCCGCCTGAAATCGCCGAGGAACTGCAGCGGTGGCGGGCGTCCTTCGGGGACCCCATGGCCACGGTCATACCGGCGCACATCACGCTGGTCACCACCACGCCCACCAATGACTGGGAAACGGCCCGTGACCATGTGCGGCAGGTGGCCCGGACGCAGGCGCCGTTCATGGTGACCATCTGCGGAACGGGGTCCTTCCGGCCCGTCTCCCCGGTGGTCTTCATCAACGTGGAGGACGGCTTCCAGGAATGCGTCGACCTGCACGAAAAGCTCCAGACCGGACCGCTCGAACGTGAGCTGCCTTTTGCCTACCATCCCCATGTGACCATTGCCCACGACGTCGCACCCGAAAGCCTCGATGAGGCCGAAACGGTGCTGAAAGACTACAGGGCCACCTTCCCGGTGGTTAGCATGGGACTTTACGAGCACGACACCAACGGTATTTGGCAGCTACGGGAAGAGCTTGACTTTGGTACCGAACCAGACGACGAACGGGACGCACTCCGGGCACCAAACGCCGACGGAGCCACCGCTCCCCACTGA
- a CDS encoding YihY/virulence factor BrkB family protein — protein sequence MEWGKARRSGKGTFPQLMALVQWLQARLNAFRPMRAWQHYTRQHGPLMSAGIGFNMFFSITGLLATGFSIAGLALRGQPALLDRITASVAASAPGLLKVDGGDGLVDPKDLLNPDGLGWTAVIAAVVTVITSLGWIAGAREGLRGVMMLGPLKLNPVVLKLHDAGTLLLLGVALVISSGASLVFGTAAGWAMEQLRLDQAVAGPMAALIKIAVPLVLNWITALIMFRLAGGLKLSRRALLEGTILAGVGTTALQVFSTELLAGAGRNPILAPFAIIIGLLIWFNLVSQVYLVAAAWSAIREEDLKASPAAKTTGWGPRQVQPGKTPVEGYHPAGHPRPAGVSVRRRGTGRPTPR from the coding sequence GTGGAGTGGGGCAAGGCCCGCAGGTCCGGCAAGGGAACGTTTCCCCAGCTCATGGCCCTGGTCCAGTGGCTGCAGGCCCGGCTGAACGCCTTCCGCCCGATGCGGGCCTGGCAGCACTACACCCGGCAGCACGGTCCGCTGATGAGTGCGGGCATCGGCTTCAACATGTTCTTCTCCATCACCGGCCTGCTGGCCACCGGGTTCTCCATCGCCGGGCTGGCGCTGCGCGGCCAGCCGGCACTCCTGGACCGGATCACCGCCAGCGTGGCCGCAAGCGCCCCTGGGCTGCTGAAGGTCGACGGCGGGGATGGGCTTGTCGATCCGAAGGACCTCCTGAACCCCGACGGTCTCGGCTGGACGGCAGTGATCGCCGCCGTCGTTACCGTCATCACGTCCCTGGGCTGGATCGCCGGTGCCCGGGAGGGGCTCCGCGGCGTGATGATGCTGGGCCCGCTCAAGCTCAATCCGGTGGTCCTCAAACTGCACGACGCCGGCACGCTGCTGCTGCTCGGCGTCGCCCTGGTCATCAGTTCGGGTGCCTCCCTCGTGTTCGGCACCGCGGCGGGCTGGGCGATGGAGCAGCTACGCCTGGACCAGGCGGTGGCCGGCCCGATGGCGGCGCTGATCAAGATCGCCGTGCCGCTGGTCCTGAACTGGATCACGGCGCTGATCATGTTCCGCCTGGCCGGCGGCCTGAAGCTGTCCCGGCGGGCGCTGCTGGAAGGAACCATCCTCGCGGGCGTGGGTACCACTGCGCTGCAGGTCTTCAGCACCGAACTGCTGGCCGGTGCCGGACGCAACCCCATCCTGGCGCCGTTCGCGATCATCATCGGGCTGCTGATCTGGTTCAACCTGGTCAGCCAGGTCTACCTCGTGGCAGCGGCCTGGTCAGCGATCCGTGAGGAGGACCTGAAGGCCTCGCCGGCAGCGAAGACCACCGGCTGGGGGCCACGGCAGGTGCAGCCCGGAAAGACGCCGGTGGAAGGATACCACCCGGCCGGGCATCCGCGCCCCGCGGGCGTCAGTGTCCGGCGTCGAGGTACTGGTCGGCCCACGCCGCGATAA
- a CDS encoding alpha/beta hydrolase family protein, whose translation MSRSEKVSFEGTTGELLSGILDVPDGPVKGWGVFSHGFTLGKDSPAASRICKALADNGIGMLRFDNVGLGGSAGQWSAGSFSHKVADTVRAAEYMRAEGRAISLLVGHSFGGAAVLAAASEIPELDAVATVGAPFSPKHVAHVFDAALDKILSEGSAEVDLGGKRVEIRRHFVEDLENADLTDCIKRLHKPLMVLHSPTDNTVGIENASTIFQTARHPRNFVSLEGSDHLLTGKGQAARAAKIIAAWADQYLDAGH comes from the coding sequence GTGTCCCGCTCCGAAAAAGTCTCGTTCGAAGGCACCACCGGCGAACTGCTCTCCGGCATCCTCGATGTGCCGGACGGCCCGGTGAAGGGCTGGGGAGTCTTCTCGCACGGCTTCACGCTGGGCAAGGACAGCCCCGCGGCGTCCCGGATATGCAAGGCGCTGGCGGACAACGGGATCGGCATGCTCCGCTTCGACAACGTGGGCCTCGGCGGCTCAGCGGGCCAGTGGTCCGCCGGGTCCTTCAGCCACAAGGTGGCGGACACCGTCCGTGCTGCGGAGTACATGCGGGCCGAGGGCCGGGCCATCTCCCTGCTCGTGGGGCATTCCTTCGGCGGCGCTGCCGTCCTCGCCGCCGCGTCCGAGATCCCGGAGCTCGATGCGGTCGCCACGGTCGGGGCGCCCTTCTCCCCCAAGCACGTGGCCCACGTCTTCGATGCGGCGCTGGACAAAATCCTCAGCGAAGGCAGCGCCGAGGTGGACCTGGGCGGCAAGCGCGTGGAGATCCGCCGGCACTTCGTGGAGGACCTGGAGAACGCCGACCTCACCGACTGCATCAAGCGGCTGCACAAGCCCCTGATGGTCCTGCACTCCCCCACGGACAACACGGTGGGCATCGAGAACGCCAGCACGATCTTCCAGACGGCCCGCCATCCGCGGAACTTCGTCTCGCTGGAGGGCAGCGACCATCTGCTGACCGGCAAGGGGCAGGCGGCGCGGGCCGCGAAGATTATCGCGGCGTGGGCCGACCAGTACCTCGACGCCGGACACTGA